From one Triticum aestivum cultivar Chinese Spring chromosome 4B, IWGSC CS RefSeq v2.1, whole genome shotgun sequence genomic stretch:
- the LOC123092015 gene encoding serine/arginine-rich splicing factor SR30 encodes MSRRWSRTIYVGNLPGDIREREVEDLFYKYGRIVDIDLKVPPRPPGYAFVEFEDPRDAEDACAGRDGYNFDGNRLRVEPAHGGRGSGGPSHDRSSSFGGGGGGSGGGRRGVSRHTDYRVLVTGLPSSASWQDLKDHMRRAGDVCFAEVYREGGGTIGIVDYTNYDDMKYAIKKLDDTEFKNASTTTIKEREGQIQTIPPIHHQDLMALNHSVFNATNHALNRSVTHPAVEKKRKPYARSLAPSAGPLAPSFSSHAVRRPRHARAALRCGSRRRSPPVAPFAAGEMEPPPVACRGSRRRLPPVTSFALSRPSPRESRSSRPSRAGGASSGRRGRAGVAAIVSSRPPSSPTRSNLPSAPPRAAPLLCPGRQDPAVASPGCGTAPSLRWDDQIQNRLT; translated from the exons ATGAGCAGGCGCTGGAGCAGGACGATCTATGTTGGCAACCTCCCTGGGGATATCCGGGAGAGGGAGGTGGAGGACCTCTTCTACAAG TATGGCCGTATTGTTGATATTGACCTGAAGGTTCCTCCAAGGCCGCCTGGCTATGCTTTTGTTGAG TTTGAAGATCCTCGTGACGCCGAAGATGCCTGTGCTGGAAGGGATGGGTACAACTTCGATGGAAATCGTCTAAGA GTGGAACCTGCTCATGGTGGGAGAGGTAGTGGTGGCCCCTCTCATGATCGTTCTAGCAGctttggtggtggtggcggcggcagtggTGGCGGACGCCGGGGTGTCTCCAGGCACACGGATTACCGTG TTCTGGTTACTGGCCTGCCTTCTTCTGCGTCCTGGCAAGATTTAAAG GACCATATGCGAAGGGCTGGTGATGTTTGTTTCGCAGAAGTGTATCGTGAAGGCGGCG GCACCATAGGAATTGTGGACTACACAAACTATGATGATATGAAATATGCT ATAAAGAAACTGGATGACACTGAATTCAAGAAtgcatctactaccactataaaagaaagagaggggcagatccaaacaatcccACCCATCCATCATCAAGATCTAATGGCCCTTAATCATTCTGTGTTTAACGCTACCAACCACGCCCTTAATCGATCGGTAACCCACCCCGccgttgaaaaaaaaagaaaaccgtACGCACGATCTCTCGCCCCGTCCGCAGGACCTCTCGCCCCATCCTTCTCCTCCCACGCCGTTCGCCGCCCGCGGCACGCGAGAGCCGCCCTTCGCTGCGGGAGCCGCCGCAGGTCGCCGCCCGTCGCGCCCTTCGCCGCGGGAGAAATGGAGCCGCCGCCCGTCGCTTGCCGCGGGAGCCGCCGCAGGTTGCCGCCTGTCACGTCCTTCGCCTTGTCGCGCCCTTCGCCGCGGGAGAGCCGGAGCAGCCGCCCGTCGCGCGCCGGGGGAGCCTCCTCAGGTCGCCGCGGTAGAGCCGGAGTCGCCGCGATCGTGAGCAGCCGCCCGCCGTCCTCCCCTACGCGGTCGAACCTTCCTTCGGCCCCTCCTCGCGCCGCCCCTCTCCTTTGCCCCGGCCGTCAAGACCCCGCGGTCGCTTCACCGGGTTGCGGCACCGCCCCATCCTTGAGGTGGGATGACCAAATCCAGAATCGCCTTACCTAA